AGACTCGTTTGATTAGTGTATGAACAAATTCGTTTAATGTGTATTCATAAACTCATCTAATTAGTGTATGAAtgacttatttaatatttttttgttatattcatcCAATTAGTATATGAACATATTTGTTTAATGTGCATTGATAGatttgtgaaatatttttttgttatactgATATAATCAATGTATGAAGAGATCCATCCAATGTGTATTTCAAGAGTTATCtaataagtaaataatcaaaCTTGTCTATTGTGTATTAATGAATTTATCTAATTTGTATGTTAAAAGAATTGTctaatatacattattaaagttatttaatcaatacatttttttttcttatctaatcaatgtatttacaacttatttgataatttttattatattatataaagtaaataataaaataaatttcttagtatttttcttcttatactATAGTAGACTAACTTTTGTATGTACACACTTTactattaattttacttttatcaagataaaatatttttttaattattttttaatttaaaatttgtaattattcttaagaaatatttgtattataataataatttttattttttattatagtaagAATGGAgatacatgtatttttttttgctaataatgactaaaaatataatataaaggtGTGAAAAAATAGGAGCATCATGAGTTTGGCTTTATTTAGTCCCTTTAGAACCCTCACTCACAAAAGGAAATTGCAACTATTCAGATTCTAGGGTTTAAGAGTGTGTCTCTCACCTCTCCTGCCATCTTCCTACTACATCGTACCTCCCTTCTCGTAATCATGGCGAGCACAAAAGTTCAGAGGGTTATGACTCAGCCCATTGTAAGATTCTCATAAACTACTTACAATTTCATATTGCTGTAAGTTTAACTGTAACCTAATCTGATTCGTTTCCTTGATTTTGTCAGAACTTGATTTTCAGGTTTCTTCAGAGCGTAAGTCTTCTCATACTCCTGGTTGATAATTTCTTATGGGGTTTCCCTAATTTCTATGTAATTTGGTTCTCTTTGTAATACATGCAGAAAGCACGCATTCAGATTTGGCTTTTTGAGCAAAAAGACTTGAGGATTGAAGGACGAATCATTGTGAGtctaattttttatgtttgtttatcTCACACTTCTCTTCAAAATTCTGTTTTGAGGACTTAAAAATGTTCGTTGAGGAGATGCAAAATGGTCATGGTCATCCCCGAGGGAGGACTGcgtttttttaagatttttttttgcgAGCACTTTGAATAGGTGTATTGGACATTGGCAGAACTTAGTTTAATGGCGGTTTTCTGTTGTTCCTTTTAAAAGATTCATTCGAAAAAGTTCTATGGATACACTTCAAATTATCCAACAGTATATACTTcgtattgtaaaaaaaagtgtGGATTCTCGTGCGTTCTGCGATATGAGCTAATATAATATCTTAAacattgtgatatattttcctCAGGAATTTTTGTGAACCTTTTCGGTTCTTTGGGAATCgaaatatatgaaaatgaatGTTGGTAGTTATATATAACATACCCTTGTGAATAAAATTGATTGACTGACTTGTTACTTTATGGATAATACGATTTTGTCGTTTTTCAAACAGGGTTTTGATGAATATATGAATTTGGTTCTTGAAGATGCTGAGGAAGTGAACATCAAGAAGAAGAGCAAGAAGACGTTAGGTATGTTAAAGTTTCTCAAATTTCGCTCTTTTTGTCTTTGCGACTTATGCATTTTCTAaagaactttatttttttttcttagggAGGATCCTTCTTAAAGGAGACAACATAACTTTAATGATGAGCACGTAAGTAGAAATAAACTGTACTTTTATATTTCTCATGATTAACACTGGAGTGAAATCAAATTTGTACTCTGATCtttctcataattttatttaaagtttagttaaattattctcttacaattttatcttcttaattCCAGGGGGAAATGATGTACACTCTGGGACATTTGTAAACTATATTCATATCAAACAACGCAGAACTATTTTTCTCTTTGGTTTGTATTCATCTATCAATCTCCCAAACTGGAAGATGTTGATTTCATGATTGTGGAAGTATAGCACTAATATTACAACCTTTCCCTCATTTTGATGACTTTCTCATTTTGTTACGtttttaatatatcttattCAATCCCTTATACAAGCATGTTAGATTGATTTCTTTGGGATGTCTTTTCAATGTATTTGCTAAGGTTTTACAGTAGGTAAATGTCTTTATGCTGGATATAATAGTTCCTTTTGATAGCTTACACTTAAATCTATTTGGATTGCTTCCAAATATTGTGTCAGTTCCAAGAAGATCATCTCAAGTATGAAATAGTTCCAGTAGTATTTTTGGCAAGGAAGTTGCACAATTAATACATTGTCGCAACAACTCTTGACGTTGAAGCTGTAGGTAGCGTTTTCtagtattttttgaatttttttcctcattaaattattttttcaagcCATGTATCAATTGGTAATAACAGGAATTGAACTTTAAACAGATGGAAGAAACTATGTGAACTTTATTCCTTCTCATTCATCCAATGccaattttttcttctctaatttGGTNNGGGAAGGGGGTAATGGGAGGACAATAAAGCCCATTTATTTTAGTAAGTTATCAAATTATGTTTGTCGTTAACCTGGGAGAAAGTGGGTATGTGCTATCCCCAANGTTCGCTGTTGCTGGTCCTTAGTGCACAACTTTATCATTATTCACTTGCACTGATTTTGGTTCCtgagtttttcttctttggCATGGTGTGCGCTCATTCTTCATTTGGTATGTTTCCAATCCTCATTATAACCNNAGACAAAGTGGTATGTGCTATCTCCCCATAGTTTGTGGTTGTTGGCCCTTGGTGTATGGCTTTATCATTATTCACTTGCTCTGATTTTTATTCCTGAGTTTTTCTTCCTTGGCATGTTATGTGCTCATTCCTCATTTGCTATGTTTCCAATTAGTCATTATGTGCCCATATCTTTTTGTGGATTTGTTATTCTAACTTATCTCTCCATGCTGAACACATAAATATCTCTCATGTTTGCCTTTATGTTTAATGTGTTTGTCTTTCTTCCTCTGTTGGTCACCTTTGGCGTAAGATTGCTTTGTTACCCATAGACAGTAGTCACATGATCTTACACCAAATTGTTTATAGGAAGAAGTCAAGCAATATTAGCATAATGATTATTCTTATTTGGTGTAGCATGATACACGAGTGTTTTTGGTGATCTCATTATAACCAAATGAAAATTCTTGGTTATCTCATTGCATTATCTACTGTATTTAGATATGGATTTTGTTGCTTCAACCTAATCACTGTTTGGTTATTGAGtgacaatattttatttgttttggtgCGNTATGGCATTTTATACTGTCATTTTATGGTTCTTGAATTTTGAAACTGagtttagattattttatagCATTGATTTCAAGTAATTGGCCACTGTTAATTTTTTGGAGGCATTGGCTTCTTCATGTGGTGAGTTTTACATTTGTAGAtagagttttttcttttgtagatGTGTTGAATGTGGTTCTGTTTCAGTTCTCAGTTTTTGTCTTTAATGTGAAGGCTTTTGTCATTTCTATATTGCTAGATCAATAAATAGCTTATTCGCNCTCTACTACTCATTAAATTTAACAGCCTTCAGGTTCAGGGTTTCAACTTTCAACATCATTTAGACACCTCTGTCTTGCTTCTGTTGTTTTTTGTCTGGGAGAAAACCATTTTTCTGGTAGagtttaacttaattttgtGTGCCACAATCATAGTCTCCCTACATCCTGGGTTTCAAGTTGCAAGCAAACTGTATAGCTTCGTGGCACCTGATTTCTGTCATGTCCATCATAGCCTAACAGTTATGTAGCTGACCTGGCAAATAGAATAGCACAGATAAAATAGAGGCAGTTATAGACAGGATAGTGACACTGCAGATGATTACATAGAAGCGCTTTAAACAAATGTCAGGACCCTTTTGGGGTTTATTTTATGGATTTATttcattgtcaaaaaattgcaGAGTAGTCAGTAGTGAGTTTGTGCCACTATAATGCCGGTGTACCCATCTGCACTAGAAGGTTGCATGCACCTTTGGGTTGTGGCTGTTGTGTTGTGCATGTGGCCAAAATCATGGCTGTTCGTGCTGTTTTCAGAGGTATGTGATGTGATATAGGTTTAACTAAGGCTTCGCTATCTGGGTAGTTTAGGTGTTGTTTTTGTGGTTTAGTGATTTTAGCCCACTTGTCAACTTTCTGTCTTCTATATCTATTTATGGAAGAGATTCTAGTGAGTGTTGGAACAATTGGCTCTAGAATGGAGGGTTGAATGGAGTCTAGACTTTTCACGTAGAGAACTAGACTAGATCGTGTAATGAACAGGCAGAACAAACATGACAGTATTTTACACTGGTTTATCCAAACTTATGAGCTGTATCTAATTCTCTCTCCAGAGGTTCCATtaacaaataattgattacaacCAAGTAGACTAACCACTCCTAGATTACAAACTAGTACACAAACTACTCCCAGTTATATCCTAATCTCCTTTCAAGATCAAGTACtctctaaagaaaataacactCTTAGAGAGAGCACAATTAAGTCTCATTGGGTATAACAATTACAGAGGTTCATCTGatgatataaataattgttgaaGCTGTTctattcttcatcttcatcttgaTTATGGTAAGACTAGATCTTTACTGATCTTTAAAGATAATGTTCTAATTTGAATCTTCAAAGTTTTTGTTCCTCGATTTTGCTTATAAACAATTTGAATATAGTTTGCATATATAGCAGTTAA
This genomic stretch from Vigna radiata var. radiata cultivar VC1973A chromosome 7, Vradiata_ver6, whole genome shotgun sequence harbors:
- the LOC106767522 gene encoding small nuclear ribonucleoprotein E, with translation MASTKVQRVMTQPINLIFRFLQSKARIQIWLFEQKDLRIEGRIIGFDEYMNLVLEDAEEVNIKKKSKKTLGRILLKGDNITLMMSTGK